A window of Terriglobia bacterium contains these coding sequences:
- a CDS encoding TolC family protein has protein sequence MRSHVGALVLTAAFAVLAGCAHSMSEIHAGPGTSLAPGVVWTPPPGTPMPAAVEAPRAPIPPELLEAAQHWTLPQLVDLALRKSPQTRSAWAAARSAAAAYGSERGAYYPNLELDANVTRLRGSAAGGTIRFQQTSYGPTLIVNYLLLDLGGRAASVEEARQALIAADWSHNAAIQDVVLAVEQAYYQFAEAKALREASLADVNEARTNLDAADQRHAAGVATIADVLQAKTALAESQLSLDTVEGQIQTVKGALATAVGIPANTPFDVDVPVGDLPLDKVTKDVEELIRDAEARRPDLAAARSRAAAARSHVDKVRSDGRLSLGLSGQLAPIWYEGGGHQDTYTTALLLRVPLFSGYSQRYNTLQAQADADRSEADLESLGQQVVYRVWASYYNLMTAAQRVKTILTLVESASESNEVALGRYKAGVGSILDLLVAQGGLSSARAQQVVARADWFLSLAQLARETGTLWPPPEAPQVVTPSALGTTKGKP, from the coding sequence TCGCTCGCTCCCGGCGTGGTTTGGACCCCCCCTCCCGGGACCCCCATGCCGGCCGCGGTCGAAGCGCCGCGCGCGCCGATCCCGCCCGAGCTGCTGGAAGCGGCGCAGCATTGGACGCTGCCCCAGCTCGTGGACCTGGCCCTCCGCAAGAGCCCGCAGACCCGCTCGGCCTGGGCCGCGGCGAGATCGGCCGCCGCCGCGTACGGCAGCGAGCGCGGGGCCTACTACCCCAACCTCGAGCTGGATGCGAACGTGACCCGCCTGAGAGGATCCGCCGCGGGAGGTACGATCCGGTTCCAGCAAACGAGCTACGGCCCCACGCTGATCGTCAACTACCTGCTCCTCGACCTCGGCGGACGGGCGGCGTCGGTGGAGGAGGCCCGCCAGGCGCTGATCGCCGCCGATTGGTCGCACAACGCCGCGATCCAGGACGTGGTTCTGGCGGTGGAGCAGGCCTACTACCAGTTCGCCGAGGCCAAGGCCTTGCGGGAGGCGAGCCTGGCGGACGTGAACGAGGCCCGCACGAACCTCGATGCGGCCGACCAGCGACACGCGGCGGGCGTGGCGACCATCGCCGACGTCCTCCAGGCCAAGACGGCGCTCGCCGAGTCGCAGCTCTCGCTCGACACCGTGGAAGGCCAGATCCAGACGGTGAAGGGAGCGCTGGCCACCGCCGTCGGCATCCCGGCGAACACGCCGTTCGACGTGGACGTCCCGGTCGGCGACCTTCCGCTCGATAAGGTCACGAAGGACGTGGAGGAGTTGATCCGCGACGCCGAGGCGCGGCGGCCGGACCTCGCGGCCGCGCGCTCCCGGGCCGCGGCGGCGCGGAGCCACGTCGACAAGGTGCGATCGGACGGACGGCTCTCCCTCGGCCTGAGCGGTCAGCTCGCCCCGATCTGGTACGAAGGCGGCGGCCACCAGGACACGTACACCACCGCGCTCCTCCTCAGGGTCCCGCTCTTCAGCGGCTATTCCCAGCGGTACAACACGCTGCAGGCCCAGGCCGACGCCGACCGGTCCGAGGCCGATCTCGAGTCGCTCGGGCAACAGGTCGTCTACCGGGTGTGGGCCAGCTACTACAACCTCATGACGGCGGCCCAGCGGGTGAAGACCATCCTGACCCTCGTCGAGAGCGCGAGCGAATCCAACGAGGTGGCCCTGGGCCGGTACAAGGCCGGCGTGGGGAGCATCCTCGACCTCCTCGTTGCGCAGGGGGGGCTGTCGTCAGCGCGGGCGCAGCAGGTCGTGGCGAGAGCGGACTGGTTCCTGTCGCTCGCGCAGCTCGCGCGGGAGACCGGGACGCTCTGGCCCCCCCCGGAGGCGCCGCAGGTCGTGACGCCGTCCGCCCTAGGCACCACGAAAGGGAAACCATGA